One Ranitomeya imitator isolate aRanImi1 chromosome 1, aRanImi1.pri, whole genome shotgun sequence DNA window includes the following coding sequences:
- the LOC138676537 gene encoding uncharacterized protein, which produces MASGTDSSNTPPLRSPASSSEEENQEEEREQQQGPRGQAVVAGRSVSQRALDEPLNIDLMVASIEARGPLWDSRDPQHADQGILRRLWLEVAQLLWDGFDSASSKAKASFLKQLKTRWRSMKDRFRRGLKKEGQTRSGAAASRTSVYKYNRILQFLRPVLESRETHSSTRETVRPSGAVLCEAPSEPSQPSHSESRSAPTQSGEPAAGPSDVPLAEASGVPSFGSSRQRQRASDRAPMSEFLHLSTVFQNGFKALCDKMCNIERRLENIETDLSRPAKHFFSAIHNGMVEHLTPELQISFMQGCNNLYVSALQQARVMQSATNMPAVPSLAAMTPTPAAEHHHRAPRAEGHGHRHRHHRTEPQSSEPDRPSRGHRRGADPHPEGERRKKKKKRTTTTTTSTSLAMAAPLSTTRKHPGSTRSTPSTQAGSTRSTPSTQPGSTRSTPSTQPGSTRSRSSQPRTLVVPPPPSPATFHVSPPYTSWIDVGIPSSVIEYAASSPSSSSSSVSFTPQKTVGYESPLVADIGTP; this is translated from the exons acggagc gtttcacaacgggccctggatgagccacttaatatcgaccttatggtggcatcaatagaagcacggggcccgttgtgggacagccgtgacccccagcacgcggaccagggcatattgcggcgtctgtggttggaggtggcacaattgctgtgggatggcttcgacagcgcttcctccaaggctaaagctagtttcc ttaaacaattgaagaccagatggcgctccatgaaggaccgcttccggaggggcctgaaaaaggagggacagactcgtagtggtgctgccgcttcaaggacctcggtgtacaagtataaccgtatactgcagttcttgcgaccggtccttgaaagcagaga aacacacagcagcacccgcgagactgtccgaccctctggagcggtcctttgtgaagcgccatctgaaccgtcgcagccatcccacagcgagagcaggtctgcaccaacacaatctggcgaaccggcagccggtccatcagatgttcccctggccgaggcctctggcgttccttccttcgggtcttcccgacagcgtcagcgggcctcggacagggcgcccatgtccgaatttttacatctgagcaccgtatttcagaatggtttcaaggcgctgtgcgataaaatgtgcaatatcgaacggcgtcttgaaaacatcgaaacggatctctcgaggccggccaaacatttttttagtgccattcacaacggcatggttgaacatcttacgccggaactccagatttcgttcatgcagggctgcaacaatttatatgtcagtgctctgcagcaggctcgggtcatgcagtcagcgacaaatatgcccgcagtaccatcgctggctgccatgactccgactcctgctgcagagcaccaccacagagctccgcgtgctgaGGGCcacggccaccgccaccgccaccacagaacagagccccaaagttctgagcctgacaggccttcaaggggacacagacggggtgccgacccacacccagagggagagaggaggaaaaagaagaagaagcgaACGACGACAACAACAACTAGTacgtccttggctatggctgctcccctaagtaccaccagaaaacaccccgggtcgacccggagcacaccaagtacccaggctgggtctacacggagcacacccagtacccagcctgggtcaacgaggagtacaccatcaacacagcctgggtcgacccggagccggagtagccagccaaggacactggtcgtccctcctcctccctcacctgctaCTTTCCACGTCTCACCACCATACACatcctggattgatgtcggcatcccgtctagtgtgatagagtatgctgcttcctccccctcgtcctcctcctcctcggtctcctttaCACCCCAAAAAACTGTGGGATATGAATCCCCTTTAGTTGCGGATATTGGTACTCCATAA